A section of the Sphingomonas ginsenosidivorax genome encodes:
- the hisF gene encoding imidazole glycerol phosphate synthase subunit HisF: MTVRARVIPCLDVADGRVVKGVNFVELRDAGDPVEQARAYDAAGADELCFLDIGASHEGRGTILDVVSRTAAVCFMPLTVGGGVRTANDARALLLAGADKVAVNSAAVERPELVADIAERFGSQCCVASVDARRVEGGWEVFTHGGRRGTGIDAVAHALHLAELGAGELLVTSMDRDGTRSGYDLELIRAIADRVSVPVVASGGVGGLDDLVAGIRDGHASAVLAASIFHFGQASIGDAHAALAAAGIPVRRPMGRA, translated from the coding sequence ATGACCGTCAGAGCCCGCGTCATCCCCTGCCTCGACGTCGCCGACGGCCGCGTCGTGAAGGGCGTCAACTTCGTCGAGCTCCGCGACGCCGGCGACCCCGTCGAACAGGCCCGCGCCTATGACGCCGCCGGCGCCGACGAGCTCTGTTTCCTCGACATCGGCGCGTCCCACGAAGGCCGCGGCACGATCCTCGACGTCGTCAGCCGCACTGCCGCGGTCTGCTTCATGCCGCTGACAGTAGGCGGCGGCGTGCGCACCGCCAACGACGCCCGCGCGCTTCTGCTCGCCGGCGCCGACAAGGTCGCGGTCAATTCCGCCGCGGTCGAGCGTCCCGAACTCGTCGCCGACATTGCCGAACGCTTCGGCAGCCAGTGCTGCGTCGCCAGTGTCGACGCCCGCCGCGTCGAGGGCGGCTGGGAAGTCTTCACGCATGGCGGCCGCCGCGGCACCGGAATCGACGCCGTAGCACACGCGCTGCACCTGGCAGAACTCGGCGCCGGCGAACTGCTCGTCACCTCGATGGACCGCGACGGCACGCGCAGCGGCTACGACCTCGAGCTGATCCGAGCGATCGCAGACCGCGTCAGCGTCCCCGTGGTCGCGAGCGGCGGCGTAGGCGGGCTTGACGATCTCGTCGCCGGCATCCGCGACGGCCATGCCAGCGCCGTGCTCGCCGCCTCGATCTTCCATTTCGGCCAGGCCTCGATCGGCGACGCGCACGCCGCACTGGCCGCCGCGGGCATCCCGGTCCGTCGTCCGATGGGCCGCGCCTGA
- the clpB gene encoding ATP-dependent chaperone ClpB, which translates to MNIDKFTDRAKGFLQSAQTVAIRMNHQRIAPEHLLKALLEDEQGMAAGLITAAGGDPKRAVSETDLVLAKIPAVSGSGAQTTPGIDNDAVRILDQAEQIATKAGDSFVTVERLLVALALSLNTAAGKAIKASGATPEGLNTAINSLRQGRTADTAGAEDRYDALKKFARDLTQAARDGKLDPVIGRDEEIRRTIQILARRTKNNPVLIGEPGVGKTAIAEGLALRIANGDVPDTLKNRRLMSLDMGSLIAGAKYRGEFEERLKGVLDEVKAAEGDIVLFIDEMHQLIGAGKGEGAMDAGNLLKPALARGELHCVGATTLDEYRKHVEKDPALQRRFQPVFVGEPTVEDTISILRGLKEKYELHHGVRITDGAIVAASTLSNRYITDRFLPDKAIDLMDEAASRIRMEVESKPEEIETLDRRILRLKIEREGLKRETDEASQDRLANIEGELANLEEQSAALTTRWQAEKDKIAGGAKLKERLDAARLELEQAQRSGDLARAGELSYGTIPQLQRQLEEAEQQTQGAMLREEVTADDIAGVVSRWTGIPVDRMLSGEREKLLAMEATIGKRVIGQADAVRAVSTAVRRARAGLQDPNRPLGSFLFLGPTGVGKTELTKALAEFLFDDPAAMVRIDMSEFMEKHAVARLIGAPPGYVGYEEGGVLTEAVRRRPYQVILFDEVEKAHSDVFNVLLQVLDDGRLTDGQGRTVDFSNTLIILTSNLGSQYLANMEGEDVSAVEPQVMEIVRAHFRPEFLNRLDEIILFHRLGMAQMAPIVDIQVSRVDKLLADRKIVLDLTDAARAWLGRVGYDPVYGARPLKRAVQRYLQDPLADLILRGEVRDGATVRVDEGDGELALTVA; encoded by the coding sequence ATGAACATCGACAAATTCACCGACCGCGCGAAGGGCTTCCTCCAATCCGCGCAGACCGTCGCGATCCGCATGAACCACCAGCGGATCGCGCCCGAGCATCTGCTGAAGGCGCTGCTCGAGGACGAGCAGGGCATGGCCGCAGGGCTGATCACCGCCGCCGGCGGCGACCCCAAGCGTGCCGTCTCCGAAACCGACCTCGTGCTCGCGAAGATCCCCGCCGTCTCGGGTTCCGGCGCCCAGACGACGCCCGGGATCGACAACGACGCGGTCCGCATCCTCGACCAGGCCGAACAGATCGCGACCAAGGCCGGGGATAGCTTCGTCACGGTCGAGCGGCTGCTGGTCGCGCTCGCGCTGTCGCTCAACACCGCGGCGGGCAAGGCGATCAAGGCCAGCGGCGCGACCCCCGAAGGCCTCAACACCGCGATCAATAGCCTGCGCCAGGGCCGCACTGCCGACACTGCCGGTGCCGAGGACCGCTACGACGCGCTCAAGAAGTTCGCGCGCGACCTGACCCAGGCGGCACGCGACGGCAAGCTCGACCCCGTGATCGGCCGCGACGAGGAGATCCGCCGTACGATCCAGATCCTCGCGCGCCGCACCAAGAACAACCCAGTGCTGATCGGCGAACCGGGCGTCGGAAAAACGGCTATCGCGGAAGGGCTAGCCCTTCGCATCGCCAATGGCGACGTCCCCGACACGCTCAAGAACCGCCGCCTGATGTCGCTCGACATGGGCAGCCTGATCGCCGGTGCGAAATATCGCGGCGAGTTCGAGGAACGGCTGAAGGGCGTGCTCGACGAGGTGAAGGCCGCCGAGGGCGACATCGTCCTGTTCATCGACGAGATGCACCAGCTGATCGGCGCGGGCAAAGGCGAAGGCGCGATGGACGCCGGTAACTTGCTGAAACCCGCGCTCGCCCGCGGCGAACTCCACTGCGTCGGCGCGACCACGCTCGACGAATACCGCAAGCATGTCGAGAAGGACCCCGCGCTCCAGCGGCGGTTCCAGCCCGTGTTCGTCGGCGAGCCCACGGTCGAGGACACGATCAGCATCCTGCGCGGCCTCAAGGAAAAGTACGAGCTGCACCACGGCGTCCGGATCACCGACGGCGCGATCGTCGCCGCCTCGACGCTGTCGAACCGCTACATCACCGACCGCTTCCTCCCCGACAAGGCGATCGACCTGATGGACGAGGCCGCGTCGCGGATTCGCATGGAGGTCGAGAGCAAGCCCGAGGAGATCGAGACGCTCGACCGTCGCATCCTTCGCCTCAAGATCGAGCGCGAAGGGCTCAAGCGCGAGACCGACGAGGCCTCGCAGGACAGGCTCGCCAACATCGAGGGCGAACTCGCCAATCTGGAGGAGCAGTCGGCCGCGCTCACCACGCGCTGGCAGGCGGAGAAGGACAAGATCGCAGGCGGTGCGAAGCTCAAGGAACGGCTCGACGCGGCCCGGCTCGAACTCGAGCAGGCGCAGCGCTCGGGCGACCTCGCACGCGCCGGCGAGCTGTCCTACGGCACCATCCCCCAGCTGCAGCGCCAGCTCGAGGAAGCCGAGCAGCAGACGCAGGGCGCGATGCTGCGCGAGGAGGTCACCGCCGACGACATCGCCGGGGTCGTCAGCCGCTGGACCGGTATCCCGGTCGACCGGATGCTGTCGGGCGAGCGCGAGAAGCTGCTCGCGATGGAGGCGACGATCGGCAAGCGCGTGATCGGCCAGGCCGATGCGGTCCGCGCAGTCTCGACCGCGGTCCGCCGCGCACGCGCCGGACTACAGGATCCGAACCGCCCGCTCGGCTCGTTCCTGTTCCTCGGGCCAACCGGCGTCGGCAAGACCGAGCTCACCAAGGCGCTCGCCGAGTTCCTGTTCGACGATCCCGCCGCGATGGTCCGCATCGACATGAGCGAGTTCATGGAGAAGCACGCGGTGGCCCGCCTGATCGGCGCGCCTCCGGGCTATGTCGGCTATGAGGAAGGCGGCGTGCTGACCGAAGCCGTGCGGCGGCGGCCGTACCAGGTAATCCTGTTCGACGAGGTCGAGAAGGCACACAGCGACGTCTTCAACGTGCTGCTGCAGGTTCTCGACGACGGGCGGCTGACTGACGGCCAGGGCCGCACGGTGGATTTCAGCAACACGCTGATCATCCTGACGTCGAACCTCGGCAGCCAGTATCTCGCCAACATGGAGGGCGAGGACGTGTCCGCGGTCGAGCCGCAGGTGATGGAGATCGTCCGCGCGCATTTCCGCCCGGAATTCCTCAACCGGCTGGACGAGATCATCCTGTTCCACCGGCTCGGCATGGCGCAGATGGCCCCGATCGTCGACATCCAGGTTTCGCGCGTCGACAAGCTGCTGGCGGACCGCAAGATCGTGCTCGACCTGACCGACGCCGCGCGCGCCTGGCTGGGCCGCGTCGGCTACGATCCGGTCTACGGCGCCCGCCCCCTGAAGCGCGCGGTGCAACGCTACCTCCAGGACCCGCTCGCCGACCTGATCCTGCGCGGCGAAGTCAGGGACGGCGCGACAGTCCGGGTGGACGAAGGCGACGGCGAGCTCGCACTCACGGTCGCCTAA
- a CDS encoding TonB-dependent receptor domain-containing protein produces the protein MMTSISLTKKALLLAAATPFAFAMATPAFAQQATPPEQNGVRSGDVAEQNQTTGEEIVVTGSIIRGTDVGISPTTTLTTENLDSRGINTVQAGIQALSSNNGPALTNSFTANGAFAAGASSVSLRGLSTNSTLVLFDGLRAAYYPLSDDGSRNFVDLNTIPDDIVERVDVLRDGASSSYGADAIAGVVNVITKRKFNGISGRAEAGISEDGVNANQRLTLTAGTGDLDEKGYNAYISGFYYRSEAVYQRDLPAPFNSDNETGICSNRTGTTQCGPNNIANGLDSAGNLNGFAIGTGNYYVRPANAANTVATGRYQLLNQAAGCLNGTPYNPTAAQLAQAVNATTPTTVCQVDNTNKYDAVTPNLERFGGSARFTAKVGDSSEAYLLVNFQQSSSNYTGRPATIRANAPAGILFPQFSTSQNQTPALAAGSSVLALPVYVCAARVNCGPTNGTLNPNNPFAAQGQVARLVGALPDTVTSNATRSRVYRAAFGLKGTVLNDIDYDFNATAMHTDLRLKTNGYVYIQHLLDVIADGSYNFVNPGLNTQAVRDYLSPENITDTSSDLYQAQLTLQKSLATLPGGDLRLAVGGSIFYEAVDAPSANDDYNGPTQRYFTLNAFGTKGNRTVSSAFAEINAPILSVLTLNGSGRYDHYSTGQSNFSPKVGAIFTPARQLTVRGTYSRGFRIPSFGEANALPTTGYVTQSLSTIPAAFLAQYGAGCSVATPTGCPTYLTSYSIGQTTLASPNLKPEKSRSFTGGIKIDPIRSLSLTVDYYNIKKTGAITTPDNSPAIAAYYAGAAIPTGFEVIADAVDTNNPGARPRIAFVRSQLINADTIKSSGIDFGINGAYDFGPVKWTSNLNASYIIELSTTIDGVKQRYEGTLGNFNLTAGSGTFEWKGNWLNTFDFGDFALSSTVNYTSGYDLSATDQGNDYKDCGLAAAYNNCHVKSYITVDANVNFKVNDRFSFYVNALNVFDRLPPVDTVTYGAYLYNAVQGGDGIFGRQYRAGVKFGF, from the coding sequence ATGATGACCAGCATTTCGTTGACCAAGAAGGCGCTCCTGCTCGCGGCTGCGACGCCGTTCGCATTCGCCATGGCGACGCCGGCGTTCGCGCAGCAGGCTACTCCGCCGGAGCAGAACGGCGTCCGCTCGGGCGACGTCGCCGAGCAGAACCAGACCACCGGCGAAGAGATCGTCGTCACGGGTTCGATCATCCGCGGCACCGACGTCGGCATCTCGCCGACGACCACGCTGACCACCGAGAACCTCGATTCGCGCGGCATCAACACCGTGCAGGCCGGCATCCAGGCGCTGTCGTCGAACAACGGTCCGGCGCTGACCAACTCGTTCACCGCGAACGGCGCATTCGCCGCCGGTGCATCGTCGGTGTCGCTGCGCGGCCTGTCGACCAACTCGACCCTGGTGCTGTTCGACGGCCTGCGCGCCGCTTACTATCCGCTGTCGGATGACGGTTCGCGCAACTTCGTCGATCTGAACACCATCCCCGACGACATCGTCGAGCGCGTCGACGTGCTGCGCGACGGCGCATCGTCGAGCTACGGCGCCGACGCCATCGCCGGCGTGGTCAACGTGATCACCAAGCGCAAGTTCAACGGCATCTCGGGTCGCGCCGAAGCCGGTATCTCGGAAGACGGCGTCAACGCCAACCAGCGCCTGACGCTGACCGCGGGCACCGGCGATCTCGACGAGAAGGGCTACAACGCCTATATCAGCGGCTTCTACTATCGCAGCGAAGCGGTGTACCAGCGCGACCTGCCGGCACCGTTCAACTCGGACAACGAGACGGGCATCTGCTCGAACCGTACCGGCACGACGCAGTGCGGCCCGAACAACATCGCGAACGGCCTGGACTCGGCCGGCAACCTCAACGGCTTCGCCATCGGCACGGGCAACTATTATGTCCGTCCGGCCAACGCCGCGAACACGGTCGCGACGGGTCGCTACCAGCTGCTCAACCAGGCTGCAGGCTGCCTCAACGGCACCCCGTACAACCCGACTGCAGCCCAGCTCGCGCAGGCGGTCAACGCGACGACCCCGACCACGGTCTGCCAGGTCGACAACACCAACAAGTATGACGCAGTGACGCCGAACCTCGAGCGTTTCGGCGGTTCGGCCCGCTTCACCGCCAAGGTCGGCGACAGCTCGGAAGCGTACCTGCTGGTCAACTTCCAGCAGTCGTCGAGCAACTATACGGGGCGTCCGGCCACCATCCGCGCCAACGCACCGGCTGGCATCCTCTTCCCGCAGTTCTCGACGTCGCAGAACCAGACCCCGGCACTGGCAGCCGGGTCCTCGGTGCTGGCACTGCCGGTCTATGTCTGCGCCGCGCGCGTGAACTGCGGCCCGACCAACGGCACGCTCAACCCGAACAACCCGTTCGCGGCACAGGGCCAGGTCGCTCGCCTCGTCGGCGCACTGCCCGACACCGTCACGTCGAACGCAACGCGTAGCCGCGTCTACCGTGCGGCCTTCGGTCTCAAGGGCACCGTGCTCAACGACATCGACTACGACTTCAACGCGACCGCGATGCACACCGACCTGCGTCTCAAGACCAACGGGTATGTGTACATCCAGCATCTGCTCGATGTGATCGCCGACGGCAGCTATAATTTCGTCAACCCGGGCCTCAACACCCAGGCCGTGCGCGATTACCTGTCGCCCGAGAACATCACCGACACCTCGTCGGACCTGTACCAGGCACAGCTGACCCTGCAGAAGTCGCTCGCGACCCTGCCTGGCGGCGACCTGCGTCTCGCCGTCGGCGGGTCGATCTTCTACGAAGCCGTCGATGCACCCAGCGCCAACGACGACTATAATGGCCCGACGCAGCGCTACTTCACGCTCAACGCGTTCGGTACCAAGGGTAACCGTACGGTCAGCTCGGCCTTCGCCGAAATCAACGCGCCGATCCTCAGCGTGCTGACGCTGAACGGTTCGGGCCGCTACGATCACTATTCGACCGGCCAGAGCAACTTCTCGCCGAAGGTCGGCGCGATCTTCACCCCGGCCCGGCAGCTGACGGTCCGTGGTACCTACTCGCGCGGCTTCCGTATCCCGAGCTTCGGCGAGGCGAACGCACTGCCGACGACCGGCTATGTGACGCAGTCGCTCTCCACCATTCCCGCCGCATTCCTGGCGCAATATGGTGCAGGCTGCTCGGTGGCGACGCCGACCGGCTGCCCGACGTACCTGACGTCCTACTCGATCGGCCAGACGACGCTGGCGTCGCCGAACCTGAAGCCCGAGAAATCGCGCAGCTTCACCGGCGGGATCAAGATCGACCCGATCCGCAGCCTGTCGCTGACGGTCGATTACTACAACATCAAGAAGACCGGCGCGATCACCACGCCGGACAACTCGCCGGCCATCGCGGCCTATTACGCCGGTGCTGCGATCCCGACCGGGTTCGAGGTCATCGCCGACGCGGTCGACACCAACAACCCGGGTGCGCGTCCGCGTATCGCGTTCGTCCGCTCGCAGCTGATCAATGCCGACACGATCAAGTCGTCGGGCATCGATTTCGGCATCAACGGTGCGTACGACTTCGGTCCGGTCAAGTGGACGTCGAACCTGAACGCCAGCTACATCATCGAGCTGAGCACGACGATCGACGGCGTGAAGCAGCGCTACGAGGGAACGCTCGGCAACTTCAACCTGACGGCCGGTTCGGGCACGTTCGAGTGGAAGGGCAACTGGCTCAACACCTTCGACTTCGGTGACTTCGCGCTCAGCAGCACGGTCAACTACACGTCGGGTTACGACCTGTCGGCGACCGACCAGGGCAACGACTACAAGGATTGCGGCCTGGCCGCCGCCTACAACAACTGCCACGTGAAGAGCTACATCACGGTCGACGCGAACGTGAACTTCAAGGTCAACGACCGGTTCAGCTTCTACGTCAACGCGCTGAACGTGTTCGATCGCCTGCCGCCGGTGGATACCGTCACCTACGGTGCGTATCTGTACAACGCGGTGCAGGGTGGCGACGGCATCTTCGGTCGTCAGTACCGTGCAGGCGTGAAGTTCGGCTTCTAA
- a CDS encoding M23 family metallopeptidase yields MKALAAAMLVGMAGIACAAPQAVAPSVPAIRWTGTASQGGLILGTAPAGTRMLSVDGVPVTVAPDGRFVAGFDRDARPQATLSATLGDGRVVTETLAVAPRGWSISRLPTLPKIPVPDAEFARLRPPELARIVAARAVNAASDGWRQRFAWPVTGRISTLFGSQRIYANGEAGSYHSGVDVARATGTIVTAPADGVVILAADHPFTLEGNLLMIDHGMGLNSAFLHLSRIDVRVGERVRQGQPIGAVGRTGRATGPHLHWSLRWRDAKLDPMLAAGEMR; encoded by the coding sequence ATGAAGGCGCTGGCCGCAGCGATGCTCGTCGGAATGGCGGGTATCGCCTGCGCCGCGCCGCAAGCGGTCGCGCCGTCGGTACCCGCGATCCGCTGGACCGGGACGGCGAGCCAGGGCGGACTGATCCTGGGCACTGCGCCTGCGGGCACGCGGATGCTGTCGGTGGACGGAGTCCCGGTGACAGTCGCGCCGGACGGCCGGTTCGTCGCCGGGTTCGACCGCGACGCCAGGCCGCAGGCGACCCTGTCGGCGACACTGGGCGACGGCCGTGTGGTCACCGAGACGCTGGCGGTCGCGCCGCGTGGATGGTCGATCTCGCGGTTGCCGACGCTGCCCAAGATCCCGGTGCCCGATGCCGAGTTCGCTCGGCTGCGTCCGCCCGAGCTGGCCCGGATCGTCGCCGCGCGTGCGGTGAACGCCGCGTCGGACGGCTGGCGCCAGCGGTTCGCCTGGCCGGTCACGGGGCGCATCTCGACGCTGTTCGGTTCGCAGCGGATCTACGCGAACGGCGAGGCGGGGTCGTATCATTCGGGCGTCGACGTCGCGCGCGCGACCGGCACGATCGTGACCGCGCCGGCGGACGGCGTGGTGATTCTGGCAGCCGACCATCCGTTCACGCTGGAGGGCAATCTGCTGATGATCGACCACGGCATGGGGTTGAACAGCGCGTTCCTGCATCTGTCGCGGATCGACGTCAGGGTCGGCGAGCGGGTCCGCCAGGGCCAGCCGATCGGCGCGGTCGGCCGCACCGGCCGCGCGACCGGCCCGCACCTCCACTGGTCGCTGCGCTGGCGCGACGCGAAGCTCGATCCGATGCTGGCAGCAGGTGAGATGCGGTAG
- a CDS encoding DUF2093 domain-containing protein, with protein MLMSNTDRLARLHYMANGFRVLSPGDHVVCETSGVRIALEDLRYWSVTRQAAYATATLASEALAPR; from the coding sequence ATGCTGATGTCCAATACCGATCGCCTGGCGCGGCTTCATTACATGGCCAACGGGTTCCGCGTGCTGAGCCCCGGCGACCATGTCGTGTGCGAAACATCGGGCGTTCGCATCGCGCTCGAGGACCTGCGCTACTGGAGCGTCACGCGGCAGGCCGCCTATGCCACCGCGACCCTCGCCAGCGAGGCGCTGGCACCGCGATGA
- the xseA gene encoding exodeoxyribonuclease VII large subunit, translating into MPDPFFDDARLVAEDVPGDNALTVSVGELAFKLKRMVEGEFGHVRLRGEISGWKRVASGHCYMSLKDDQAVIDGVIWKGNANALAFAPQDGIEVIATGKLTTYPGRSKYQIVIERMELAGAGALMALLEKLKAKLAGEGLFDPSRKKALPFMPQVIGVVTSGTGAVIRDILHRLEDRCPTHVIVWPVKVQGDGSANEIAAAVRGFDAIEAGGPVPRPDLVIVARGGGSVEDLWSFNEEIVVRAVAGCSIPIISAVGHETDTTLCDYAADLRAPTPTAAAEIAVPVLADLRLTIDSHRNRTERCARRYVERGREQLAALARHLPKRDQLLGPQRQRADDLGQRLDRGLERRLTLARGSLDRSAGALRPATLERKLEAKRAQLEATWRLAQSLNPDNILDRGYARITARPGGETLASAKGVRAAGAITLLFRDGEVDARVERTQGKTYDKGAPEQPSLL; encoded by the coding sequence ATGCCCGATCCCTTTTTCGATGACGCGCGGCTGGTAGCCGAGGACGTGCCGGGCGACAACGCCCTGACGGTCTCGGTCGGCGAACTCGCGTTCAAGCTGAAGCGCATGGTCGAGGGCGAATTCGGTCATGTCCGCCTGCGCGGCGAGATATCGGGATGGAAGCGCGTCGCCTCGGGCCATTGCTACATGTCGTTGAAGGACGACCAGGCGGTGATCGACGGCGTGATCTGGAAGGGCAATGCGAACGCGCTCGCCTTCGCGCCGCAGGACGGCATCGAGGTGATCGCGACGGGCAAGCTGACGACCTATCCGGGGCGGTCGAAATACCAGATCGTGATCGAGCGGATGGAGCTGGCAGGCGCGGGCGCGCTGATGGCGCTGCTCGAGAAGCTGAAGGCGAAATTGGCAGGCGAGGGGCTGTTCGACCCTTCGCGCAAGAAGGCGTTGCCGTTCATGCCGCAGGTGATCGGCGTGGTGACGTCGGGGACGGGCGCGGTGATCCGCGACATCCTTCACCGGCTCGAGGATCGCTGCCCGACTCACGTCATCGTCTGGCCTGTGAAGGTGCAGGGCGACGGCTCGGCGAACGAGATCGCCGCCGCGGTGCGCGGGTTCGACGCGATCGAGGCCGGCGGACCCGTGCCGCGCCCGGACCTGGTGATCGTCGCGCGGGGCGGGGGGTCGGTCGAGGACCTGTGGTCGTTCAACGAGGAAATCGTGGTGCGCGCGGTCGCCGGCTGTTCGATCCCGATCATCTCCGCGGTCGGGCACGAGACCGACACGACGCTGTGCGACTATGCCGCCGACCTGCGCGCGCCGACGCCGACCGCGGCGGCGGAGATCGCGGTGCCGGTGCTCGCCGACCTGCGGCTGACGATCGACAGCCATCGCAACCGCACCGAACGCTGCGCGCGGCGCTATGTCGAGCGCGGGCGCGAGCAGCTGGCGGCGCTGGCGCGGCATCTGCCCAAGCGCGACCAGCTGCTAGGCCCGCAACGCCAGCGCGCCGACGATCTGGGGCAGAGGCTCGATCGCGGGCTGGAACGGCGGCTGACGCTGGCGCGCGGCAGTCTCGATCGGTCGGCGGGGGCGTTGCGCCCGGCGACGCTGGAGCGCAAGCTGGAGGCCAAGCGCGCGCAGCTGGAGGCGACCTGGCGGCTGGCCCAGTCGCTGAACCCGGACAACATCCTCGACCGCGGCTATGCGCGGATCACCGCGCGGCCGGGCGGCGAGACGCTCGCCTCGGCCAAGGGCGTCCGCGCGGCGGGGGCGATCACGCTGCTGTTCCGCGACGGCGAGGTCGATGCCCGGGTTGAGCGGACCCAGGGCAAAACCTATGATAAGGGGGCGCCCGAACAGCCCTCGCTGCTTTGA
- the purD gene encoding phosphoribosylamine--glycine ligase — translation MNVLLLGSGGREHALAWKLVQSSGLDTLYAAPGNPGIARHATCVPLDATDHAAVVAFVREHAIGLVVIGPEAPLVDGLADTLVAADIPVFGPTRAAAQLEGSKGFTKELCTRAGIPTAGYARVRSRAAAETTIANIFALPVVIKADGLAAGKGVVIATSTAEIAAALDALYGDDPAAEVVIEEFLDGEEASLFVLTDGKSIMPFGSAQDHKRVGDGDTGPNTGGMGAYSPALVLTPDLEARAIAEIIEPTVATMAAEGMPFSGVLYAGLMLTRTGPKLIEYNARFGDPETQVLMLRFRGDLLATMLAVAEGRLATMPPAAFSDDTALTVVMAANGYPGTPEAGGSIAGLDAAREAGGTVFQAGTRYVDGGLVAAGGRVLAVSATGDGIREAQANAYRAVDAIDFPTGFHRRDIGWREVARAD, via the coding sequence ATGAACGTCCTGCTGCTGGGCTCGGGAGGGCGCGAACATGCGCTCGCGTGGAAACTGGTGCAATCGAGCGGTCTCGATACGCTCTATGCCGCGCCGGGCAACCCCGGGATCGCGCGCCATGCGACGTGCGTCCCGCTCGATGCGACGGATCACGCCGCGGTGGTGGCGTTCGTACGCGAGCATGCGATCGGGCTCGTCGTGATCGGTCCGGAGGCGCCGCTGGTCGACGGCCTCGCCGACACGCTCGTCGCCGCCGACATCCCCGTCTTCGGTCCCACCCGAGCCGCCGCGCAGCTCGAAGGCTCGAAGGGCTTCACCAAGGAGCTGTGCACGCGCGCCGGCATTCCGACCGCAGGCTATGCGCGCGTCCGCAGCCGCGCCGCCGCGGAAACGACGATCGCCAACATCTTCGCGCTGCCGGTGGTGATCAAGGCCGACGGGCTCGCCGCCGGCAAGGGAGTGGTCATCGCGACCAGCACAGCCGAGATCGCCGCCGCGCTCGACGCCCTGTACGGCGACGACCCCGCCGCCGAGGTCGTGATCGAGGAATTCCTCGACGGCGAGGAAGCCAGCCTGTTCGTCCTCACCGACGGCAAGTCGATCATGCCGTTCGGCTCTGCCCAGGACCACAAGCGCGTCGGCGACGGCGATACCGGTCCCAACACCGGTGGCATGGGCGCCTACAGCCCCGCTTTGGTCCTCACCCCGGACCTCGAAGCGCGCGCGATCGCCGAGATCATCGAGCCGACCGTCGCGACGATGGCAGCCGAGGGCATGCCGTTCAGCGGCGTGCTCTATGCCGGGCTGATGCTGACGCGCACGGGGCCGAAGCTGATCGAATACAATGCCCGCTTCGGCGATCCCGAGACTCAGGTGCTCATGCTGCGGTTCAGGGGCGACCTGCTCGCGACGATGCTCGCGGTCGCCGAAGGGCGGCTGGCGACGATGCCCCCCGCCGCCTTCTCGGACGACACCGCGCTGACCGTGGTTATGGCCGCGAACGGCTACCCCGGTACGCCCGAAGCCGGCGGATCGATCGCCGGGCTCGACGCCGCACGCGAGGCGGGCGGCACGGTCTTCCAGGCCGGCACGCGCTACGTCGATGGCGGACTCGTCGCGGCCGGCGGCCGGGTACTGGCGGTCTCCGCGACCGGCGATGGCATCCGCGAAGCGCAGGCCAACGCCTATCGCGCGGTCGACGCCATCGACTTCCCGACCGGCTTTCATCGTCGCGACATCGGCTGGCGAGAGGTCGCGCGCGCCGATTAG